The window GATATTGCAAAAAGCGGTAATGGTGCTTTTGCGAGAGCTTCAAGCCTTCCTGGTGGACATCTTCGAATCTCGCATCCCCCATCTGCTGGAGAAATTTGGCGTAAAAGTAGAGGCACTCTACATGATAGTAACGGATATGCCAGAGATGATCCGCCGCATCTTGGTAGAGTTCATCCGCCTTTTCTGCATCTTCCTCAATAAAGGCCAGCATCAGGTTTTTCAGCCCTCTGGTGTAGGGGTTGACGATGACCAAGGGGTCTATCACCTTTTTTGGCAGCGGCTCGAGTTTGGCGCGAGTGTAGCTGGTCTGCATTCGTTCAATGTGATTTTTTTCGTGCAGCTTGGCAAGGTAGACATCAATCCTTTCCAAAGGTAGCTGACCAAGATTGGCCAGTACCTCAAAGGTAAAGAAATCATCACGACAGGCCTCTGCCAGTTGAGAATTGTATTCGCCAAGATCCAGCAATGCATGTGGATAGACAGGGCTGGGAAAATGCTGTTGAGTTCCATACCCAGCAGCCCATAGAGCCTCTCCTTCCATTTCATAAATTTCGTAAGCAGACTCTATCAGGAGTTGTTCACTAATTATTGATCTGTCTTTATGGTCAATCTGATCCAACGGTATTAGGGTTTGAAGTTCAGCAACTGCTTGACTAAATTGACCATTAAAATATTTGGCAGACAGCAAAAAGGAGTGAGCGCATTGTTTTTCCTTGCCCTGGAAAATCCCTATTTTGCCAGACAGTTCTTGCGCAAAACTGTTTAGTGAGCAAATATCAGTAAACAAAATCAAGATAAAATAAAGATATTGAAGTGCCTCCTCAGTATTTATCTCAAATTGATTGAAATTCTTGATGGCTGCGAGAAAGTTTCCCTGCTGACTACTGAATATATCTAGGGCTACACTTTTCTCCTTAAATGTAAATCGTATCTGCATTAACGTAAAGGCCAGTCTGTAGTTATAGGCAAAAGCATTGCGGTACAACGGGGCAATATCCTCCCGCTGTTTCAGCATGGCCTGGGCAAATCTGCCGATCATAGACTGGAGCTTGAGATGGCCGCCGCTGTTCTCAATCATGGACTTATCGCTCAGGGATTTGACCAGATGGTCGGTAATCAGCAGGGGCGGGAGTTTTTTCTGCTTTTTGTCCTTGCGGGTCAGCCGCTTGAACTCCTCCAGATCAATGCCGTCCGGGAACAGGGAAAGCAGCTCAAAGGCGGTCTGCTCCTGTTCGTTCAGACGGCGGTAGGAATAGAGAATAGAGGCGTAAATCGAGTCCATCCGTTCAATATTGCTGTCCGGCCCGCTGTCGAAGATTTCCAGCTCATCAACACAGACTTTGCTGAACAGTTTCTCTTCCAGCTCCTCCCGGAGCACATCCAAACTTTTGCCTTTGGGCAGATGCCCGGTGACCAACTTGATAGCCAACGGGTTGTTGTCCAACTGCCTGCTGAGGATATCCTGGCGCAAAAAGTCCATTTGCTGTTCCGGCACAGGAAATTTGGTCATAAACAGCTCGGCTGCTTCGTCCGTGGTCAGGCGGCGCATCTGGTGAACTGTCTCGCCCTCCAGCCCCAGCACCTCTCTGGAGGTGACCAACACCTTGGCATAGTCTGCCATCCTGCTGAGAATCGTCTTGATTTCCTGCTCTTCCTCCAGATAGAGCAGAGGCTCAAAGTTGTCAAAGATGACCAAACGTTCTTGCTGGTCGTGATGGTCACGAAGATGTTGCCACAGGTCTTCGGCCAGCTCCAGCCCAAAGACCGCAGCGGCCTTGAATTGGAATTGCTTGCTGTCTGTCACCGGCTCGCAGTCTATAAAATAAATACCGCCGGGAAACAGTGCCCGGTCAGCCAGAGCCACAGCAATCTTTTTCACGGTGTGCGTCTTGCCGATGCCGCCCGAGCCCTTGACGGTTAGAAATTTACCCTGATCCAGATCCATTAAAGCACTGCAAATATGCTTCAGGTCATCGCTACGACCTACGAAGCCTTTGAGCTTTTGCCGGTCAATGCTGTCCGGGAGGTTCGTTCTTTCGTGGTTGAAGTGGCTTTTTCCATTCAGAGCAGAGAGGTGAAAAGCAGCCTTGTTCAGCACCCGACTTCTGTTGTCACAGTCTATATTCTTCCTGGTGAAGAGTTGATAGAGCACGGTGTTGAGATGGTTCTTGTTCTCAACCGGCAGTACAAAAGTGGGCAGAGTTAGTCCCGCAGTTGACTTTTCTTCGGGTAATTGATCGACAAAAAGAAAGAGTCCGGCAAGTTGCCTATTGTCGATATTTTCGTCGAGCTGTTTGAAACTGATTGTGTCTTTGCAGAGATATTCGTTTTCTATCAGCAGCTTGTTTTTGATAATCTTGCTCAGAATGAGGAGATACGCATCTTTTTGAAGGCGGTTAATATTTTCAATGTTTAGACACTGCTGTTCAATAGGACAGGACGTCTTTTTCTTGATTTGCTCAATATATGGATTCCAGTTCTGCGGTTCATCCAGCGGGTCGGCGGAAAGCAAAACAATCTTTTCCGGTGGTTTCGCTTTTACCCGACGTTGCGTCAGGATTGGGGTAAGATGGTCGGGAAGATCGTAGAGTTGCACAGCATTTTTGCCGAATGCAAAGGCCTGTTCAATGCTCTTGCCAAAGCCCAAAGCGTTGTAAAAACCAGCAGCAAATTCCACGGATGCATCGTCTCCTACGGCTTTTTGCATCCCAATGACATAGGGAATATGCTGCGAGATAGCCTCAGCCTGAACATGGGAATGACAGGAGTTGAGAAACACGCATTCAACGTGCTCTGCGCACAGCGCAAACAGTGACGCCAGGGCATTGGAAGGAACCAGCACGGCTTTGCCTTGTTCATCCTCCACCAGAATTCCTTCTTCTTCACCGTGTCCGCAGAAGTGAACAATGTCAGGCTCATGTTCCAGTAACTCACGTTGTAGATCGTGAATTCTGGCTGCCGGGGCCAAGGTTACAGTAAACTGCCTGTTATCTTTTGCTCGACTCAATTTGTCTTGAATTTCTCGGACTTCTTTGTTGAGTCGCAGACGGCTGGTGTCTTTTGGGTTGGCGGAGAAAATAAGGACTTTTTTGTCTGTATTCATACGATCATGGGGAGACTGGTTGCCGTTAAGCATGAAGGCATGCTTGCTTGGGAGCTAATGATCTGGTACGTGAAAAGGAAAGATCAATCTTAGGAGGGTATTGCAGGGATGTCAAGGAAATCGAGTTGATACAGTCAGCACAAGCACTCTGTGAAATATCTTGTCGTCATCAGTGAAACACAGTATCGTTCTTTATATGCCGTGAGATATGTTCAAAGCGCCAATGAAATAATGAGTTGAGATAAAGCGCACAGAGTCTTCATTGAGAGAAATATTCAGTATGGAAAATACAAACAGTCCATCGGAGGAGGAGCTGGATCTTCAACGCAGGCGGCATGATTTCATTTGGTTCCAGAAAGGGGTATTCGAAAAAGGGCGAAAAGAAGAAAAGATAATGATTGCCAGGAAATCATTGCAGCGAGGTCTGGAGATAGAGGTTATTGCCGAAATTACCGGACTGTCTGTCAGCGAGGTCCAGCTATTGCAGGACTCAATGCAAAAAAACGAAACCAACTGAAGCGCATTACAAAGAAGCTCCGCACCCTCTATGAAATTCTTCAACACCGCAGGCCCGGTCAACCTGGAAGACCATTACGCCCTACCTCCGCTCTCCCGGCTGGATGAAGATGAACTCTCTTCCTCCTATCAAACAAAAGAAATACTGTTTATAACGGACTCTGTTAATGAATCACTGGCTGTTTTCTTAAAATTAAGCAGTGACATAGCTCTAGGGAAACCTTTACGATTACATCGTATGACGTTGTGTTGTGGCTGTTAATTCTTTTTTCTTGACAGATATGTCTGTTAAGGATGATACTTCATTCGCTGGGCTCCCTCTCACTCATCCACCGCGATCTCCTGCAACTTCTCCTGCAAAAGGGCATTCATCTCCACTTCTCCCTGATCCCTGTCCGGCAGGTAACTACTCTGAAGGTTCTTAAAGAAGCGATCACAAACTCGGCGTTCCTGCTTGGACCAGCTGCTGGTGTACCCCCGTTTTTCCTCTCCCTCGTTTTCATCCTTTGATGCTCCCTCCGGGTAATCCCGCCGCCCATGCGCCCAGTTGATGACGTGGCTGTAATAGAGCAGGGCGCGGTCAAGAAGGATATAGAGCAGCTGGACATTAGTTACTGGCCCGACCTGGAGCTTTTGCTGATCCAGCTTCATCCCCAAAAGTCGAGACCCTGTGAGTATCTCCTTGCCCTTCATAGCTGCTGCCGCCGCACCAAAGGCCCCGCCGATTGCAGTAAAGACTCCAAAGGTGATGCCCGCTGCCAGGGTGTCAAGACCAGCACCCAGAGCGGCCCCGCTGATGGCACCGGCCATCGTCAACTGGCTGGCGGTCAGACCGAGAAATTGCCAGGTCTTGGCGGCAAAGAGGTCCTGCTGGAGGATGGAATGGCTGGGCAGTTGCAGGTTAAAGATATTATGCTTGAATAACTTGCGTATCTGTTGGTGCGCTGTGCGCTCCCTCTTGCTGACAAACGCGGTATATTTGTTATGAAGCTCCTCTTTCAGCTTCTCTTCATCGGCCCCAGGCGGGCAAGCCACAGATTTATAATAGAGCAGGCTGTCCGAGAGCATGGCAACAATCAGAGCAGCGGTTTGGCGATTGCGGTTCTGCCAGTCCGCCTGAAAGGCCTGAATGACTGACTCTATAACTCCTTCCAGGTCCTGGTCAATGGCCTTGAGGCTGTTCAGTAGGGCGATACGTTGCCCATAGGTCGCTTTATTGGCATTGAAGAGGCGAATGGAATTGAAATGCTTGCGGAATTCACTCTGCCAGCCCTCCAGGAAGGAGCTGTCCTCATCCTTACAGTTGATGATGGCCATGCGTGGCCTGCCGGTGAGGCGGAGGATCTCCATCTCAGCCTTATCGATATTGCGCAGGGGTCTGGAGCCATCCACTACAAAGATCAGGCCAGCCCCGGCCCCCAGGGGCGCGAGCAAGGCGCAGTCGTCGTGAAAGGCCGGATTGTCACGATGGGCTCGGACAAACTCGGTAATCAGGTCCCGGTCATCGCCCTGATATTGCTGCATCCAAGCTAAGGTCTTGCGGGGATTCTGGAAGCCAGGGGTGTCTGTGAAACGAATGACCTCTTTATTATCAATGATCACCGGGAAGGTCCGGCATTCCTTGGTTTCACCCGGCACCGGACTAACTCGGACCGAGTCATCCTCGCTCAGGGTGGAGAGCACCGAGGACTTACCCTCGTTGGGATGGCCAACAATGGCGAATTCAGGAATAGCGAATTCAGGAACTATTGCTTTTGGAAGGGTACTCATGATTTCACCAACTCAAGGAGTTGCAGGCCGGGGTCGTCCAGCGTTGCTGTTTTCTGTTGCCAGATTTGCAGGTGTTGTGCTTGCACCGGGGTAAGGATGGTATCCGCATTTGGTTTACCGATCAGGGCCAGGAGGATGATCGGCTCTGTGCCGAGGGTCTGACGCAGTTGACCAAGCCAGGAAAATAGCTCTTCAATGGGAGGCTGCCAGGACTCCAGCAGGACCAGCACATCTTTGCTTTTCTGTTCATCCTGGGCTGTTTTTACCTGTGCCAGTTCCTCTTCTTCAGAGCTTTCTATGGTCCAGAATGGGAGGTGGAGGGCAAGGGTGTATCCTAGCCGATCCTGGATTTGTTGCTTCAGTTCCTCAATGGGACAATCAGGCAGGATTTCATCGGGGATCAGGGCAATGAGAGGAGCAAGTGAGGTGAGCGGGGCATCTGGTGTCGGAGGATGTGTAGGCTCATCAATGTTCTCCCTCCCTCCTTGTTCTTCCCGGCGGGCGGGATCAGGTGGAGGGGCTACAGGCTTGACTGGTTCGGTACTTGTGTTTTCCAGACGCGCAGAAGTAGATACCCGGGGTGTCCGCATACGATGCAGGGTCTGGCGAAAGTACCCCTGCTGGAAATCAAGCTGAGCAAGGTTCTGGCTTTGCTGGATGCTGACGATGATGAGCAGAAGCAGGCGAGGCAGCAGGCCATAGCAGAGGACAGAGAGACAGAGAAAGGGCCACCAAGAGGTGAGGTCTGTATTGGTCAGGAAGTAAATGCCTTCTTTGAGTACCAGCCGAGAGCCCTCTATCTGGCTAAGAGTCGGGATAAATTTGTTAGGAAGCCAGGACCAGGGCAGGGCGACCCATTGCACCAATTCGTGTACTGAGGCAGGCGTGACCCGCAAGGTGCTTTGCCAGCCAAAGGCCACATCAGCCCCGATGACCTTGAACAGAGTGGCTGCCAGGACACCGATATTAAAGCAGACCCCGAAGACCTGGACAATGAGGAAAAAGGGGCGAAGAAAGAGGAGACCGTAGCGTTGCCGGATCTGTCTGATGCTCGCAGCAGAGGCAGACCACTTAAGCCGGGTCTCTGCGGAGATCTTCTGCGAGGCTCTTTTCTGCACCCCAGTCATAACTTTATGGAGCAGGCTGGAAAAAAGGCGCGAGATGAGGCGATAGAGCAGGGATGACTCAATGATATTCTTGCCCTGGATCCTCTGGACAAAGGCAGAGCCCGCGAGCAGAAAGAAGAGTAGAACCTGGACCAGAACAAAGGCGGCAAAATAGCCTGCCACATTGATGGGTTCTTTACCGGAATAGGCGAGAAAGGAAAAGGCTAAGCCTCCCCCGGACAAAAGGCCGGTAAAGAGGGCAATGGCATAAAAGATATAGAGTATCTCCTGCCAGGTGCGGCCCGGCAAGGCAGTTTCCTCTGCTTCTTTCAGGAGGATGTGTCGCCGTGAGGAAAGCCAGGCACGAAGTAGCGCTGGAGCTTTGGCCTCCTTGCCTTCTTGGGGTAGCTCTGTGTATATCTGCCGATCACGGGCAGCAAGATCGTCCAGATCCTCCCCATCATCCTGATTCAAAAAGAATTCCAGGTCAATGAGGTCCGCTATAGTCCATTGTGTGTTCTTCATGTAGCGCTTTTTCTTTGCGTAGATGCCAGGCTATTCCTGGTTGAGCGAACGAATTTCCTGTTATCATACCAGAAAATATCGGGACATGCATTACTCGCATCCCGAGCGCGTAATTACCCGAATTGTTCACCCGCAAGCTTGTTGTACATTTATCTCGTTATGTACAGTTGCTATCCTACGGTGTAGCTGTTGCTCGTCGTTTTCTCCAGCAAAGAATATAAATTTATTTTCAGCTCTGCGATAGAGCTTTTTTCCTGTCCGACAAATGAAAAACAGGCTTTGAGATGTAAGAATGTTGTTTAACCCTCTTGGTTCTCTATGAAAAATATTGACAACGTTATCCTGTTATGTTTTTGATGAAGAGCTTATCTTTCAGGGATAGAGTGAAGTTACATTGAATCTGTCGTGATCACCCTTACTAATTTTATTGAGGTAATGAGATGCAGCAGGAAAAAAGAGAAAATGAATATAATTCTCGTATAATCAAGCTAAGTTACGCTTGTCCTCTTCGTCTGGAAAATCCGAATTGCCCTCTGAAGGAGGTGAGGGGGAAAATCTTTACCGACAAAATAAAATGGTTCAATAGCTTATCCTTGCCTACGAAGGAAACTATATACCAATATCATGCGGAATGTTATGCAAAAAGTAATGTAGAAGCAAGATGAGTTTTTTTTGCTGGAACTTTGCTGAAAGAGGAGAGGTGGAAAAGAAAAAGGTGAACCTGCTAGGACAGATTCACCTTTTGGAATAGACTGGGAACAACGGAGATTGCTTGTCCTTAATAAGGACGTTTGACCACCCGAGTGGGATCTTCAAAATCCTTCCGCAGGGGGTGTCCTGGGAAGTCGTTCTTCAGGTAGATTCTGCGCATATCCGGATGGTTAGTGAAACGAACACCGTACATGTCGTAGACCTCACGCTCGTGCCAGTCCGCACCGGCGTAGAGATCAGAGATGGTGTCTATCTCGCCACCACCTGCCTCATCTTTCTCCACCCGACAGCGGAGGAAGAGCTTATGCCCACCCTTGACAGAAAGCAGGTGAACCACTACGTCAAAGTATTCCTTCCAGTCCACACAGGTGAGCTGGATGAACATCTCCAGGCTGAGTTCCTCATTTTCCTTCAGGTATTCCATAACCTCTCGGTACTGCTCCTTGGGAACAACCATATCCAAGGTGTAGCCTGTACCCAATTCTGCCACCTGTTTCGGAGTAGCTTTAGGATGATCCTGCACTGTGATGGCAGGGAATTTTCCCTGAAGTGTCTGGAGCATGGTCCAGTTGCTGACTCCTTGTGGGGCCTGCGCACGTGGTGCAGGCGAAGGAAATTTTTCTTTCTTCGGACGAACAGGTTTAGGTGGCTTATAATCAGGATTGTCAATTTTGAATTGCTCTCTGGCAGCAGCCATTTCCTGATCTTTTTTCGCTTCCAGTGCATCCCATTCCTTCTTGTCCTCGGTAAAGGTATCAAGAAAGGGGCCTTTCACCAGATCATTCAGGGACCAAGGAATATTACGGCCTTCTTTTTTGATTTTCTCCTGTAACTGCATGATGCCGTAGAACAGGGCCTCAGGCCGGGGAGGGCAGCCAGGGATATAGACATCCACTGGGATCAAACGATCTGCACCCTTTACAACAGAGTAGGAATCATAATAAAAAGGACCACCTGAAATACTGCAGGATCCCATCGCAATAACATACTTGGGAGCAGGCATCTGCTCGTACAGGGTGATCAGGTTTTCTGCCATTTTTTCGACAACAGTACCAGCCAAAATGATCATGTCTGCCTGACGGGCACTGGCTCGGGCAACTTCAACGCCGAAACGGGCCCAGTCGTGCCGGGCGGCACCGGTACTCATCATTTCAATAGCGCAACAGGACGTACCGTAGAGTAAGGGCCAGAGCGAATTTGCCCGTCCCCATGCCACGAGCATCTCTACAGAGCGGGCAAGGCTCATGCCGCCGGGCAGCATTTCGACGATTTTTCCAGCGTCATGGGCCAGCGCAGAAGATTTGTTGTCAATTTTTACTCCCATACCAAAACCCCCTTACGCCAGGCATAGAGAAGACCTGAAAAAAGAATACAGATAAAAACAGATAATTCTATGAAAACGAGTTGATGGCTTATCGCGGTGATTTGGCCGTCCACTACTGCTCTGAAAATTTTTACGCAGGGAAAGAGAAACAGGGTCTCGACGTCGAAGAGAAGGAAAAGCAGGGCAAAGATATAATAGGCCACTTTGAAACGGATACGTGCTCCCCCGATAGGGGGCTCCGAACATTCAAAAGGCTGCAATTTAAGGGCGGTATCCTTGGTGCGGAAGGAGATGAGTTTTGCCAACCCAATAGATCCTCCGACAAAAAGAGCGCCGAGAAAGGCCGTAAACCCGATGATTATATAGCTATCCATGATACGACTGTGTCGCCTCCTGCATTTGCTTGATTGAGCAAATGTCTTGTAAGGTTCAGTGCGGGCCGAGGTTTTGCCAGGCGTTTGCACTGTTGGTGATTGAAAATAAAAAACCAGCTCACCTAATGAAGATTAATTTGGTCTTCTTGTCAAGGAGAATCCTCCTTTATCGCCAATGAGCTTTTATTTATATTGTTCAGGAGTCCGGGTGGTTACATTCTTGTTTGAAATTGAACATGACGCTTCTAAAATGTTACGGGATGGTATTGTGGTCAGCTGGGAATACAGAGTTACTCTTTACCCTCGGTTCATGTCGAGCAGCATATGCTCCATCATGCCCAGGAGTTTCTGAAGGGTTGTTGCCTCATGAGCGCAGATGCAAAGC is drawn from Candidatus Electrothrix aestuarii and contains these coding sequences:
- the nuoB gene encoding NADH-quinone oxidoreductase subunit NuoB, with protein sequence MGVKIDNKSSALAHDAGKIVEMLPGGMSLARSVEMLVAWGRANSLWPLLYGTSCCAIEMMSTGAARHDWARFGVEVARASARQADMIILAGTVVEKMAENLITLYEQMPAPKYVIAMGSCSISGGPFYYDSYSVVKGADRLIPVDVYIPGCPPRPEALFYGIMQLQEKIKKEGRNIPWSLNDLVKGPFLDTFTEDKKEWDALEAKKDQEMAAAREQFKIDNPDYKPPKPVRPKKEKFPSPAPRAQAPQGVSNWTMLQTLQGKFPAITVQDHPKATPKQVAELGTGYTLDMVVPKEQYREVMEYLKENEELSLEMFIQLTCVDWKEYFDVVVHLLSVKGGHKLFLRCRVEKDEAGGGEIDTISDLYAGADWHEREVYDMYGVRFTNHPDMRRIYLKNDFPGHPLRKDFEDPTRVVKRPY
- a CDS encoding CHAT domain-containing protein — protein: MLNGNQSPHDRMNTDKKVLIFSANPKDTSRLRLNKEVREIQDKLSRAKDNRQFTVTLAPAARIHDLQRELLEHEPDIVHFCGHGEEEGILVEDEQGKAVLVPSNALASLFALCAEHVECVFLNSCHSHVQAEAISQHIPYVIGMQKAVGDDASVEFAAGFYNALGFGKSIEQAFAFGKNAVQLYDLPDHLTPILTQRRVKAKPPEKIVLLSADPLDEPQNWNPYIEQIKKKTSCPIEQQCLNIENINRLQKDAYLLILSKIIKNKLLIENEYLCKDTISFKQLDENIDNRQLAGLFLFVDQLPEEKSTAGLTLPTFVLPVENKNHLNTVLYQLFTRKNIDCDNRSRVLNKAAFHLSALNGKSHFNHERTNLPDSIDRQKLKGFVGRSDDLKHICSALMDLDQGKFLTVKGSGGIGKTHTVKKIAVALADRALFPGGIYFIDCEPVTDSKQFQFKAAAVFGLELAEDLWQHLRDHHDQQERLVIFDNFEPLLYLEEEQEIKTILSRMADYAKVLVTSREVLGLEGETVHQMRRLTTDEAAELFMTKFPVPEQQMDFLRQDILSRQLDNNPLAIKLVTGHLPKGKSLDVLREELEEKLFSKVCVDELEIFDSGPDSNIERMDSIYASILYSYRRLNEQEQTAFELLSLFPDGIDLEEFKRLTRKDKKQKKLPPLLITDHLVKSLSDKSMIENSGGHLKLQSMIGRFAQAMLKQREDIAPLYRNAFAYNYRLAFTLMQIRFTFKEKSVALDIFSSQQGNFLAAIKNFNQFEINTEEALQYLYFILILFTDICSLNSFAQELSGKIGIFQGKEKQCAHSFLLSAKYFNGQFSQAVAELQTLIPLDQIDHKDRSIISEQLLIESAYEIYEMEGEALWAAGYGTQQHFPSPVYPHALLDLGEYNSQLAEACRDDFFTFEVLANLGQLPLERIDVYLAKLHEKNHIERMQTSYTRAKLEPLPKKVIDPLVIVNPYTRGLKNLMLAFIEEDAEKADELYQDAADHLWHIRYYHVECLYFYAKFLQQMGDARFEDVHQEGLKLSQKHHYRFLQYRFEELIEPSDQPYDPRNYPLPDNQDFSEYINFLIKKNQKRNSMKGKVQRGRG
- a CDS encoding NADH-quinone oxidoreductase subunit A; translation: MDSYIIIGFTAFLGALFVGGSIGLAKLISFRTKDTALKLQPFECSEPPIGGARIRFKVAYYIFALLFLLFDVETLFLFPCVKIFRAVVDGQITAISHQLVFIELSVFICILFSGLLYAWRKGVLVWE
- a CDS encoding GTPase/DUF3482 domain-containing protein, giving the protein MSTLPKAIVPEFAIPEFAIVGHPNEGKSSVLSTLSEDDSVRVSPVPGETKECRTFPVIIDNKEVIRFTDTPGFQNPRKTLAWMQQYQGDDRDLITEFVRAHRDNPAFHDDCALLAPLGAGAGLIFVVDGSRPLRNIDKAEMEILRLTGRPRMAIINCKDEDSSFLEGWQSEFRKHFNSIRLFNANKATYGQRIALLNSLKAIDQDLEGVIESVIQAFQADWQNRNRQTAALIVAMLSDSLLYYKSVACPPGADEEKLKEELHNKYTAFVSKRERTAHQQIRKLFKHNIFNLQLPSHSILQQDLFAAKTWQFLGLTASQLTMAGAISGAALGAGLDTLAAGITFGVFTAIGGAFGAAAAAMKGKEILTGSRLLGMKLDQQKLQVGPVTNVQLLYILLDRALLYYSHVINWAHGRRDYPEGASKDENEGEEKRGYTSSWSKQERRVCDRFFKNLQSSYLPDRDQGEVEMNALLQEKLQEIAVDE
- a CDS encoding DUF2868 domain-containing protein — encoded protein: MKNTQWTIADLIDLEFFLNQDDGEDLDDLAARDRQIYTELPQEGKEAKAPALLRAWLSSRRHILLKEAEETALPGRTWQEILYIFYAIALFTGLLSGGGLAFSFLAYSGKEPINVAGYFAAFVLVQVLLFFLLAGSAFVQRIQGKNIIESSLLYRLISRLFSSLLHKVMTGVQKRASQKISAETRLKWSASAASIRQIRQRYGLLFLRPFFLIVQVFGVCFNIGVLAATLFKVIGADVAFGWQSTLRVTPASVHELVQWVALPWSWLPNKFIPTLSQIEGSRLVLKEGIYFLTNTDLTSWWPFLCLSVLCYGLLPRLLLLIIVSIQQSQNLAQLDFQQGYFRQTLHRMRTPRVSTSARLENTSTEPVKPVAPPPDPARREEQGGRENIDEPTHPPTPDAPLTSLAPLIALIPDEILPDCPIEELKQQIQDRLGYTLALHLPFWTIESSEEEELAQVKTAQDEQKSKDVLVLLESWQPPIEELFSWLGQLRQTLGTEPIILLALIGKPNADTILTPVQAQHLQIWQQKTATLDDPGLQLLELVKS